A window from Microbacterium profundi encodes these proteins:
- a CDS encoding sulfate permease, whose translation MPTNILLDVIRTRRGLKWGVPAMLLAVPYLFAASICTALIDGGASRWLYVVALVCIWNALKFIVIGPVSAVILLRARNAERRSRRRQPRTTSAQWA comes from the coding sequence ATGCCCACGAACATCCTGCTCGACGTGATTCGCACCCGCCGCGGGCTCAAGTGGGGCGTGCCTGCGATGCTTCTCGCCGTCCCGTATCTCTTCGCCGCGAGCATCTGCACAGCTCTGATCGACGGGGGAGCGTCCCGCTGGCTCTACGTCGTTGCCCTTGTCTGCATCTGGAACGCGCTCAAGTTCATCGTGATCGGGCCGGTCTCAGCCGTGATCCTTCTTAGGGCAAGGAATGCGGAGCGCCGGAGCAGGCGACGTCAGCCACGCACAACCAGTGCACAATGGGCGTGA
- a CDS encoding IS256 family transposase yields the protein MALDQSVLLELLGELKLTDVTDRIRVATETLYQELIDAEAAAFIGAGPFERTPERTTQRNGTRPRTLTTTAGELDLRIPKLRQGAFFPSLLERRRRVDQALFAVVMEAYVHGVSTRKVDDLVKALGADTGISKSEMSRVCANLDEDVAAFRDRPLADTAYPYVFLDATHCKARVGRRVESQAVVVAIGVAADGRREVLGFEVGETESQPFWTSFLRSLKTRGLGGVKLVISDAHTGLISAIETVFAGSAWQRCRVHFMRNVLSNVPKTSGPMVASIIRTIFAQSDTEHVFAQFHEVVRMLTRSHPKIADMLEDAKNDILAFCGFPQQHWRQIWSTNPLERVNKEIKRRTDVVGTLPNPAALLRLAGHVLIEQHDEWDGADRRYFSEHSMKLLTTTDEEVATPELNAA from the coding sequence ATGGCTCTTGACCAGTCTGTCCTCCTCGAGCTCCTCGGGGAACTGAAACTCACCGATGTCACCGACCGGATCCGGGTCGCGACCGAAACGCTCTATCAGGAGCTGATCGATGCGGAAGCGGCCGCGTTCATCGGCGCCGGACCGTTCGAACGAACTCCGGAACGAACAACGCAACGCAACGGCACTCGCCCGCGAACTCTGACTACGACCGCGGGGGAACTGGATCTGCGGATCCCGAAGCTTCGACAGGGGGCATTCTTCCCGTCGTTGTTGGAACGACGCCGCCGCGTCGATCAGGCCCTGTTCGCGGTCGTGATGGAGGCCTATGTTCACGGCGTCTCAACGAGGAAGGTCGATGACCTTGTGAAGGCGCTCGGCGCGGACACCGGCATCTCGAAGTCCGAGATGTCACGAGTCTGCGCGAACCTTGACGAGGACGTTGCGGCATTCCGTGACCGGCCACTGGCCGACACCGCGTACCCGTATGTGTTCCTCGACGCGACTCACTGCAAAGCCCGCGTCGGCCGGCGGGTCGAGTCCCAGGCCGTTGTCGTCGCGATCGGTGTCGCCGCGGACGGGCGGCGCGAGGTCCTGGGCTTCGAGGTCGGAGAGACCGAATCGCAGCCGTTCTGGACCAGCTTCCTGCGCTCGTTGAAGACCCGCGGTCTCGGCGGGGTGAAGCTCGTCATCAGCGACGCTCACACTGGTCTGATCTCCGCGATCGAGACCGTCTTCGCTGGCTCCGCATGGCAGCGTTGTCGAGTGCACTTCATGCGCAACGTGCTCTCGAATGTTCCGAAAACATCAGGACCGATGGTCGCGTCCATCATCCGCACGATCTTCGCGCAGTCGGACACCGAGCACGTCTTCGCGCAGTTCCACGAGGTCGTGCGCATGCTGACACGGTCACACCCAAAGATCGCGGACATGCTCGAAGACGCGAAGAATGACATCCTCGCGTTCTGCGGGTTCCCGCAGCAGCACTGGCGACAGATCTGGTCCACGAACCCTTTGGAACGCGTCAACAAAGAGATCAAACGCCGCACCGACGTCGTCGGCACGCTCCCGAACCCCGCCGCGCTCCTGCGCCTGGCGGGCCACGTCCTGATCGAGCAGCACGATGAATGGGACGGCGCCGACCGCCGCTACTTCTCCGAGCACTCCATGAAACTCCTCACCACCACCGACGAGGAGGTGGCGACCCCGGAACTCAACGCGGCATAA